The Pseudofrankia inefficax genome window below encodes:
- a CDS encoding DEDD exonuclease domain-containing protein has protein sequence MSLDQAAPRPALPPPDAVPAGRQGSFDELGRLLRDVTFVVFDLETTGTGPTTAEITEFGAVKVRGGEVVAEFATLVRASTGIPPLITVLTGITDAMLATAPPLAEVLPAFLEFIQGTVLVAHNAGFDLSFLKAACERVGYPVPTWEHLDTARLARRIVTRDESPNNKLSSLARLFRARTEPCHRALADARATVDVLHGLFERLGNLGVTTLEDVHAYSARVSPAQRRKRVLADDLPTGPGVYIFRDATGRVLYVGKSASVRARVRTYFTASETRSRMAEMVAAAERVDAIACAHALEAEVRELRLIAEHKPPYNRRSRFPERVVFLRLTDEPFPRLSKVRQVRADAGTYLGPFGGVGGAELAGDGLLDAVALRRCGGRLSPRVTSPACALADLGKCGAPCDGRQSVESYGDVVAAAREAMTGDPALVVAAARARIAGLAEQTRFEEAALVRDRMVAFVRAAARQQRLTALGAVPELVGAVPTAERGWDLSVIRYGRLAAAATVARGIDPRPWVDAVVATAETVRPGPGPTPAATVEEMERIERWLGSSGARLVQLTGTWAWPAASAHRAAAELPQPPPVERREPAERTLHQPGVLRRSGHS, from the coding sequence GTGTCTCTCGATCAGGCCGCGCCGCGACCCGCGCTCCCGCCCCCCGATGCCGTGCCCGCTGGGCGGCAGGGCAGCTTCGACGAGCTGGGCCGGCTGCTCCGGGACGTCACGTTCGTCGTGTTCGACCTGGAGACGACCGGCACGGGGCCGACCACCGCCGAGATCACCGAGTTCGGCGCGGTGAAGGTGCGCGGCGGGGAGGTGGTGGCCGAGTTCGCGACGCTGGTCCGCGCCTCGACCGGGATACCGCCGCTCATCACGGTGCTGACCGGGATCACCGACGCGATGCTGGCGACGGCCCCGCCACTCGCCGAGGTGCTGCCGGCTTTCCTGGAGTTCATCCAGGGCACGGTGCTGGTCGCGCACAACGCGGGCTTCGACCTGAGCTTCCTCAAGGCCGCCTGCGAACGCGTCGGATACCCGGTGCCGACCTGGGAGCACCTGGACACCGCCCGGCTGGCGCGCCGGATCGTCACCCGGGACGAGAGTCCCAACAACAAGCTCTCGTCCCTCGCGCGGCTGTTCCGGGCCCGTACCGAGCCGTGCCACCGGGCCTTGGCCGACGCACGGGCGACGGTGGACGTGCTGCACGGCCTGTTCGAACGGCTCGGCAACCTCGGAGTGACCACCCTCGAGGACGTCCATGCCTACAGCGCCCGGGTCTCCCCCGCCCAGCGCAGGAAACGGGTCCTGGCCGACGACCTGCCCACCGGTCCCGGGGTCTACATCTTCCGGGACGCCACCGGGCGGGTCCTCTACGTCGGCAAGTCGGCGTCCGTCCGCGCCAGGGTGCGCACCTATTTCACGGCCAGCGAGACGCGCAGCCGGATGGCGGAGATGGTGGCCGCCGCCGAACGGGTCGACGCGATCGCGTGCGCGCACGCGCTGGAGGCCGAGGTCCGGGAACTGCGCCTCATCGCCGAGCACAAGCCGCCGTACAACCGCCGCTCCCGGTTTCCGGAACGCGTCGTCTTCCTGCGGCTGACCGACGAGCCGTTCCCCCGGCTGTCGAAGGTCCGGCAGGTCCGCGCGGACGCGGGTACCTACCTCGGCCCCTTCGGCGGCGTGGGTGGCGCGGAGCTGGCCGGTGACGGCCTGCTGGACGCGGTGGCGTTGCGCCGCTGTGGCGGGCGGCTCTCGCCCCGGGTGACGAGCCCCGCGTGCGCGCTGGCGGACCTGGGCAAGTGTGGCGCTCCCTGCGACGGCCGGCAGTCGGTGGAGTCGTACGGAGACGTCGTCGCCGCCGCCCGCGAGGCGATGACGGGCGACCCGGCGCTGGTCGTCGCGGCGGCCCGGGCGCGGATCGCCGGGTTGGCCGAGCAGACCAGGTTCGAGGAGGCCGCGCTGGTGCGCGACCGGATGGTGGCGTTCGTCCGCGCCGCCGCGCGCCAGCAGCGGCTGACCGCGCTCGGCGCCGTCCCCGAACTGGTCGGTGCCGTCCCGACAGCCGAGCGAGGCTGGGATCTCTCGGTCATCAGGTATGGCCGGCTCGCCGCGGCCGCGACGGTCGCCCGCGGGATCGACCCCCGTCCCTGGGTCGACGCGGTCGTCGCCACCGCCGAGACGGTGCGGCCAGGGCCCGGGCCGACCCCGGCGGCGACGGTCGAGGAGATGGAGCGCATCGAGCGCTGGCTGGGCAGCTCGGGCGCCCGGCTGGTCCAACTGACCGGCACCTGGGCCTGGCCCGCCGCGAGCGCCCACCGCGCCGCCGCCGAACTACCGCAACCACCGCCGGTCGAGCGCCGGGAGCCCGCCGAGCGCACCCTCCACCAGCCGGGCGTCCTGCGCCGCTCAGGCCACTCGTAG
- a CDS encoding VOC family protein → MRHHARVAGFETHGLRVARVGVDCVDVDRMIRFWSRALGYEVARRAGDSAELRHPASAGPKLLLRQVRKLGPARNRLQLDLYAVDAERVAGWLATLGARRVRRLEAAGEAGYLLADPEGNEFRVITAGPAGFTRPFG, encoded by the coding sequence ATGCGGCATCATGCGCGAGTGGCCGGGTTTGAGACTCACGGGCTTAGGGTGGCGCGCGTCGGGGTCGACTGCGTGGATGTCGACCGAATGATCCGGTTCTGGTCGCGGGCGCTCGGGTACGAGGTCGCCCGCCGGGCCGGGGACAGCGCCGAGCTACGCCACCCGGCGAGCGCCGGCCCGAAGCTGCTGCTGCGGCAGGTCCGCAAGCTGGGCCCCGCGCGTAACCGGCTCCAGCTCGACCTGTACGCCGTGGACGCCGAGCGGGTCGCCGGATGGCTGGCCACCCTGGGCGCCAGACGGGTGCGCCGACTGGAGGCCGCCGGCGAGGCCGGCTACCTCCTCGCCGACCCGGAGGGCAACGAGTTCCGCGTCATCACCGCCGGCCCCGCCGGCTTCACCCGCCCCTTCGGGTAG
- a CDS encoding response regulator transcription factor, translating to MSTVLVYADRADVRARVKAAIGTFPDPRLGEIEFVDVADGRVLLSAVDHGEADLCVLDAEATPEGGMGLSRQLKNEITDCPPTLLLVARPDDRWLATWSLADAVVTHPVDPDELTAAVVELLLARAAGDPVRRPVTYASHAAITP from the coding sequence ATGAGCACCGTCCTGGTGTACGCCGACCGTGCTGACGTGCGCGCCCGCGTCAAGGCTGCCATCGGCACCTTCCCCGACCCGCGGCTCGGCGAGATCGAGTTCGTGGACGTGGCCGACGGCCGCGTTCTGCTGTCCGCCGTCGACCACGGCGAGGCCGACCTCTGCGTCCTCGACGCCGAGGCGACCCCGGAGGGCGGGATGGGGCTGTCCCGGCAGCTCAAGAACGAGATCACCGACTGCCCGCCCACCCTGCTGCTGGTCGCCCGCCCGGACGACCGCTGGCTGGCGACCTGGTCGCTCGCCGACGCGGTGGTGACCCACCCGGTCGACCCGGACGAGCTGACGGCCGCGGTCGTCGAGCTGCTGCTGGCCCGCGCGGCCGGCGACCCGGTCCGCCGGCCCGTCACCTACGCCTCGCACGCCGCGATCACGCCGTGA
- the qcrA gene encoding cytochrome bc1 complex Rieske iron-sulfur subunit, with amino-acid sequence MSEHETPADGGGSVFDRVKRPAGGGSAGGDRPEVLATPPAPTDSTQLVEHTSWRQGDVAHRPPRAEDVDRRAQRRSERLIALWFTLSVVGTLGFIVTNFVGDKHKGYYTPCLGMALALALGGLGVGMILWAKRLMPHVHAVQDRHGFKSTEEETAVLEEEMALGWVDMGLGQHKLLRRSLLGAGTVLGGLLVVPLLNLTNSKPGKKLDHTHWVKGARMVTSEGRFVKLGDISIGGIETVFPALPVTDASGKKSFAPQLDLATKGDSTTILVRLEPGLNKPRAGRENWDINGLVAYSKICTHAGCPVSLYEQQTHHLLCPCHQSVFDVPDGCRAIFGPASRSLPQLALGVDGEGYLIARDGDYDQPVGPAFWERS; translated from the coding sequence ATGAGCGAGCACGAGACTCCCGCCGATGGCGGCGGGAGCGTCTTCGACCGGGTGAAGCGCCCGGCCGGTGGCGGCTCGGCGGGCGGTGACCGGCCGGAGGTGCTCGCCACCCCGCCGGCGCCGACCGACTCCACCCAGCTGGTGGAGCACACGTCCTGGCGGCAGGGGGACGTCGCGCACCGGCCGCCACGCGCCGAGGACGTCGACCGCCGGGCCCAGCGCCGCTCCGAGCGGCTGATCGCCCTCTGGTTCACCCTCTCGGTGGTCGGCACCCTCGGCTTCATCGTCACGAACTTCGTCGGCGACAAGCACAAGGGCTACTACACCCCGTGCCTGGGCATGGCGCTCGCGCTGGCGCTCGGTGGCCTGGGTGTCGGCATGATCCTCTGGGCGAAGCGGCTCATGCCGCACGTGCATGCCGTCCAGGACCGGCACGGTTTCAAGAGCACCGAAGAAGAGACCGCCGTCCTCGAAGAGGAGATGGCGCTCGGCTGGGTCGACATGGGCCTCGGCCAGCACAAGCTGCTGCGCCGCAGCCTGCTCGGCGCCGGCACGGTCCTCGGCGGCCTGCTCGTCGTCCCGCTGCTGAACCTCACGAACTCCAAGCCGGGCAAGAAGCTCGACCACACCCACTGGGTGAAGGGCGCGCGGATGGTCACCAGCGAGGGCCGGTTCGTGAAGCTGGGCGACATCTCCATCGGCGGCATCGAGACCGTGTTCCCCGCGCTTCCGGTCACCGACGCGAGCGGCAAGAAGAGCTTCGCGCCGCAGCTGGACCTGGCGACCAAGGGCGACAGCACCACGATCCTGGTCCGCCTGGAGCCCGGGCTGAACAAGCCGCGGGCCGGCCGGGAGAACTGGGACATCAACGGCCTGGTCGCCTACTCCAAGATCTGCACGCACGCTGGCTGCCCGGTCAGCCTCTACGAGCAGCAGACCCATCACCTGCTGTGCCCGTGCCACCAGTCGGTGTTCGACGTTCCGGACGGCTGCCGCGCCATCTTCGGCCCGGCCAGCCGGTCGCTGCCGCAGCTCGCGCTCGGCGTCGACGGTGAGGGCTACCTCATCGCCAGGGACGGCGACTACGACCAGCCGGTCGGGCCCGCGTTCTGGGAGCGCTCATGA
- the qcrC gene encoding cytochrome bc1 complex diheme cytochrome c subunit — MTASHEMTPPADATAAADQGVVPELADTLVPELADEADELDVDDEGDLVAERPVRVPGRLAPRARRSRPVSVKRRRRSSALVLSLALLATGVLWSLLAPTGNAADPTESEAVRNGQALYLQGCSTCHGLNAGGTQSGPSLIGVGSAAVDFQMSTGRMPLAGAAAQAKRKDPSYSQTQIDQIAAYIQTMGGGQEKPTITQKELADADMAFGGELYRSNCAQCHQVAGQGAPLTYGKYAPALTNATPEQIIEAMRVGPESMPVFGQGQLDDNSAKAIAAYIVASRDATSPGGDKLGAYGPVPEGLLAVLVGIGGLLGVCLWIGARQKV, encoded by the coding sequence ATGACTGCATCTCACGAGATGACCCCGCCCGCGGACGCCACCGCGGCGGCGGACCAAGGCGTCGTCCCCGAGCTGGCGGACACCCTCGTCCCCGAGCTGGCGGACGAGGCCGACGAGCTGGACGTGGACGACGAGGGCGACCTGGTCGCCGAGCGTCCGGTCCGCGTGCCCGGTCGGCTGGCCCCGCGTGCCCGGCGGTCTCGGCCGGTCAGCGTCAAGCGCCGTCGGCGCTCCTCGGCGCTCGTCCTGTCGCTCGCCCTGCTGGCCACCGGGGTCCTGTGGTCGTTGCTCGCCCCGACCGGCAACGCGGCGGACCCGACCGAGAGCGAGGCCGTTCGCAACGGCCAGGCCCTTTACCTGCAGGGCTGCTCGACCTGTCACGGGCTCAACGCCGGCGGGACCCAGTCCGGCCCGAGCCTGATCGGCGTGGGTTCGGCCGCGGTCGACTTCCAGATGTCGACCGGCCGGATGCCGCTCGCCGGCGCCGCCGCGCAGGCCAAGCGCAAGGACCCGAGCTACTCGCAGACCCAGATCGACCAGATCGCGGCCTACATCCAGACGATGGGCGGCGGTCAGGAGAAGCCGACCATCACGCAGAAGGAGCTCGCGGACGCCGACATGGCCTTCGGCGGCGAGCTCTACCGGTCGAACTGCGCGCAGTGCCACCAGGTCGCCGGGCAGGGCGCACCGCTGACGTACGGCAAGTACGCGCCGGCGCTGACCAACGCGACGCCTGAGCAGATCATCGAGGCCATGCGGGTCGGCCCCGAGTCGATGCCCGTGTTCGGGCAGGGCCAGCTCGACGACAACAGCGCCAAGGCGATCGCCGCGTACATCGTGGCCAGCCGTGACGCCACGAGCCCCGGCGGTGACAAGCTGGGCGCCTACGGCCCGGTCCCCGAGGGCCTGTTGGCGGTCCTCGTCGGCATCGGTGGCCTGCTCGGCGTGTGCCTGTGGATCGGAGCGAGGCAGAAGGTATGA
- the qcrB gene encoding cytochrome bc1 complex cytochrome b subunit: MTTTDGRIGPSAPAPKFEKRPSPVRKANRAVDERFHTQRALRENLNKVFPDHWSFMIGEIALYSFIILLLTGIYLTLFFDPSNTEVIYHGSYVPLKGVEMSRAYASTLDISFDTRAGLIFRQIHHWAALLFVASIIVHCFRVFFTGAYRKPREINWLIGVGLLVLGTLEGFAGYSLPDDLLSGTGLRIAASIAQSIPVIGTWASFLVFNGEWPGTDLLPRLYVVHILLVPGLLLALIGAHLGILWFQKHTDFPGPGKTEDNVVGHRVFPVFAVKSGAFFMMVFAMLALLGGLAQINPIWIFGPYDPSKVSSASQPDFYIGFLDGSTRLMPPWEFRGLGHTIPAVFWPTVILPGILFTLLALWPWLESMFTGDRESHNLLQRPRDAPTRTGIGMMSISFYLVLLISGGNDVIAKTFSISLNAMTWAGRIGLIIVPPITYVATKKLCIGLQKRDHDIAHHGIETGIIRQLPTGEFVEDHRPKLPPVSDYPQVPTHRYELSAPGDHSDGNGNGKGGGLATRARKAVTGFFVEETPGEESADDAPVGGSHH, encoded by the coding sequence ATGACGACGACGGACGGGCGGATCGGGCCCTCGGCGCCCGCCCCCAAGTTCGAGAAGCGGCCGAGCCCCGTTCGCAAGGCCAACCGGGCGGTGGACGAGCGTTTCCACACCCAGCGGGCGCTGCGGGAGAACCTGAACAAGGTCTTCCCCGACCACTGGTCGTTCATGATCGGTGAGATCGCGCTCTACAGCTTCATCATCCTGCTGCTGACCGGGATCTACCTGACGCTGTTCTTCGACCCCAGCAACACCGAGGTCATCTACCACGGCTCGTACGTCCCGCTCAAGGGCGTGGAGATGAGCCGGGCGTACGCCTCGACGCTGGACATCAGCTTCGACACCCGGGCCGGGCTGATCTTCCGGCAGATCCACCACTGGGCGGCGCTGCTGTTCGTGGCGTCGATCATCGTGCACTGCTTCCGGGTGTTCTTCACCGGCGCCTACCGCAAGCCGCGTGAGATCAACTGGCTGATCGGTGTCGGACTGCTGGTGCTGGGCACGCTGGAGGGCTTCGCCGGCTACTCGCTGCCGGACGACCTGCTCTCCGGCACCGGCCTGCGGATCGCGGCGTCGATCGCCCAGTCGATCCCGGTGATCGGCACCTGGGCGTCGTTCCTGGTGTTCAACGGGGAGTGGCCGGGCACCGACCTGCTGCCCCGGCTCTACGTCGTGCACATCCTGCTGGTGCCAGGGCTGCTGCTCGCCCTGATCGGCGCGCACCTCGGCATCCTCTGGTTCCAGAAGCACACCGACTTCCCGGGCCCCGGCAAGACCGAGGACAACGTGGTCGGCCACCGGGTCTTCCCGGTGTTCGCGGTGAAGTCCGGCGCGTTCTTCATGATGGTCTTCGCGATGCTGGCCCTGCTGGGTGGCCTCGCCCAGATCAACCCGATCTGGATCTTCGGGCCGTACGACCCCTCGAAGGTGTCCTCCGCCTCGCAGCCCGACTTCTACATCGGCTTCCTCGACGGCTCGACCCGTCTGATGCCGCCGTGGGAGTTCCGCGGGCTCGGGCACACCATTCCCGCGGTGTTCTGGCCGACGGTGATCCTGCCGGGCATCCTGTTCACGCTGCTGGCGCTGTGGCCGTGGCTCGAGTCGATGTTCACCGGCGACCGAGAATCCCACAACCTGCTGCAGCGGCCGCGGGACGCTCCGACCCGCACCGGCATCGGCATGATGTCGATCAGCTTCTACCTGGTGCTGCTGATCTCGGGTGGTAACGACGTCATCGCGAAGACGTTCAGCATCTCGCTGAACGCGATGACGTGGGCTGGCCGTATCGGGCTCATCATCGTGCCGCCGATCACGTACGTGGCGACGAAGAAGCTGTGCATCGGGCTGCAGAAGCGTGATCACGACATCGCGCACCACGGCATCGAGACCGGCATCATCCGGCAGCTGCCGACCGGTGAGTTCGTTGAGGACCACCGGCCGAAGCTGCCGCCCGTCTCGGACTACCCGCAGGTCCCGACGCACCGGTACGAGCTGTCGGCGCCCGGCGACCACTCCGACGGCAACGGCAACGGCAAGGGTGGCGGCCTGGCCACCCGGGCCCGCAAGGCCGTCACCGGCTTCTTCGTCGAGGAGACACCCGGCGAGGAGTCAGCCGACGACGCCCCGGTGGGCGGATCGCACCACTAG
- the ctaE gene encoding aa3-type cytochrome oxidase subunit III, with the protein MTSVATAPVLEKAPPPHPMSNRPSMVSVGTVVWLSSELMFFAALFAMFYTIRSVNSGNWPPVTGDPKGSGIGPVHLHVVYALIFTIILVLSSVTCQLGVFAAERGDVYGLRRWYTISFLMGLTFVIGQANEFFRENEFGLNSHAYGSVYYLTSGFHGLHVIGGLIAFIMVLARSTFGRYTPEKATTAIVVSYYWHFVDVVWIGLFATIYLLQ; encoded by the coding sequence ATGACCAGCGTGGCCACGGCACCCGTCCTTGAGAAGGCTCCGCCGCCACATCCCATGTCCAACCGTCCGTCGATGGTCTCGGTTGGCACCGTGGTGTGGCTGTCGTCGGAGCTGATGTTCTTCGCGGCTTTGTTCGCGATGTTCTACACGATCCGTTCGGTCAACAGCGGCAACTGGCCGCCTGTGACCGGCGACCCGAAGGGCTCGGGCATCGGCCCGGTGCACCTGCACGTCGTCTACGCGCTGATCTTCACGATCATCCTGGTTCTCTCCAGTGTGACGTGCCAGCTGGGCGTCTTCGCCGCCGAACGTGGCGACGTGTACGGGCTGCGCCGCTGGTACACGATCTCGTTCCTGATGGGCCTGACCTTCGTCATCGGCCAGGCGAACGAGTTCTTCCGGGAGAACGAGTTCGGGCTGAACTCACACGCGTACGGCTCGGTGTACTACCTGACCAGCGGCTTCCACGGTCTGCACGTGATCGGTGGTCTGATCGCGTTCATCATGGTCCTGGCCAGGTCGACCTTCGGCCGCTACACGCCGGAGAAGGCCACTACCGCGATCGTCGTGTCGTACTACTGGCACTTCGTCGACGTGGTCTGGATCGGCCTGTTCGCGACCATCTACCTCCTCCAGTGA
- the trpD gene encoding anthranilate phosphoribosyltransferase, with protein sequence MTGSAATDAEPLVQTAGHTWPDLLQPLIDGKDLAADQTAWAMNQIMSGVATNAQIAALVTGLRAKGETAAEIGGLVASMLEFALPVRADAALLSAAVDTCGTGGDRSHTVNLSTMAAVVVAALGVPVVKHGNRASSSSCGSADLLEELGVVIDLAPDGVARTLTEVGITFCFARAFHPAMRFVAAVRSELAVPTAFNILGPLTNPARPGAQSIGVGHAPLAPVVAQVLADRGTRALVFRGDDGLDELSPCAPSTIWAANGGELRTERFDPRDVGIDVPDRDALRGADARFNAGVARAVFAGKQGPVRDAVLLAAAAALVAAAGPTEAPITEQLRGQLDRAASALDSGAAAALLERWVTVSRAAVPVS encoded by the coding sequence GTGACCGGCTCGGCGGCCACGGACGCCGAGCCGCTCGTCCAGACCGCGGGGCACACCTGGCCCGACCTGCTCCAGCCGCTGATCGACGGCAAGGACCTGGCCGCCGACCAGACCGCCTGGGCGATGAACCAGATCATGTCCGGTGTCGCGACGAACGCCCAGATCGCCGCACTGGTCACCGGGCTGCGCGCCAAGGGCGAGACGGCGGCCGAGATCGGCGGGCTGGTCGCCTCGATGCTGGAGTTCGCGCTGCCCGTGCGGGCCGACGCGGCGCTGCTGAGCGCCGCTGTCGACACCTGCGGGACGGGTGGCGACCGGTCGCACACCGTGAACCTGTCGACGATGGCCGCGGTCGTCGTCGCGGCCCTCGGCGTGCCGGTCGTCAAGCACGGCAACCGGGCGTCCTCGTCGTCCTGCGGGTCGGCCGACCTGCTGGAGGAGCTCGGCGTCGTCATCGACCTGGCGCCGGACGGCGTCGCCCGGACGCTGACCGAGGTCGGGATCACCTTCTGCTTCGCCAGGGCCTTCCACCCGGCGATGCGCTTCGTCGCGGCCGTCCGCTCGGAGCTGGCGGTGCCGACGGCCTTCAACATCCTCGGCCCGCTCACCAACCCGGCCCGCCCGGGCGCGCAGTCCATCGGGGTCGGCCACGCGCCGCTGGCGCCGGTCGTGGCGCAGGTGCTCGCCGACCGGGGCACCAGGGCGCTGGTGTTCCGGGGTGACGACGGCCTGGACGAGCTCAGCCCGTGCGCGCCGTCGACGATCTGGGCGGCGAACGGCGGCGAGCTGCGCACGGAGCGCTTCGACCCGCGCGACGTCGGCATCGACGTGCCGGACCGCGACGCGCTGCGCGGCGCGGACGCGCGGTTCAACGCCGGCGTCGCCCGCGCGGTGTTCGCCGGCAAGCAGGGGCCGGTGCGGGACGCGGTGCTGCTGGCCGCGGCCGCGGCCCTCGTCGCGGCGGCCGGACCGACCGAGGCGCCGATCACCGAGCAGCTGCGCGGACAGCTGGACCGGGCCGCCTCGGCGCTGGACTCCGGCGCGGCCGCCGCGTTGCTGGAGCGCTGGGTGACCGTCAGCCGCGCCGCTGTCCCGGTCTCCTAG